DNA from Evansella sp. LMS18:
TTTACATTCTTTACTAACTCAGTATATCTGGAAGCAATATCATCGAGCAGGAAGGAAATCCATTCGTCTTCCGTTCCATTTGCCAGCCCATACGCATACAGTGCCGTTGTCATCCCTGTTTTTTTCATCATCCCCGGATCAAGCCCGTCTGTCGTATCAGCTGTTGTATGATAGTTTTTGTCCGGCCACTGGATGAGCATCGGGCACGGAATACCAATGGAAGGATCGGAAATCACGTAATGGTCGCTGCCCCCGGAGAACCTCGTCTTCACAAAATTGACAGTGCTGTAAGAGGCCGTCCCTGTGAAATTGCTGGTATCCACACTGACAGATTCAAATAATTTATAAGCGAACCGGTCTGTGAAGGTGGGAGTTGCCATCGGCGGCTGTTCAATACACAGTGGCCCTCCGCCTTTTTGCTGGTCTGCCCCAACCATGTCCAGATTTAACGCAGCCACGGTCAGCGGTATGCGTTCCGGATGCTGGTCAAAATATGCATATGTTCCAGTCATTTCCGGCATCATCAGAAAGCGGATACTTAAGTCAGGTTCCGGCAGCCTTCCGGAAGAAATGAGTTCATTCAAAGCGCGCATCGTTTCCATCAATGTCCCAGGTCCCGAAGCATTATCCTGGCCGCCGGGATACGGATGACAAAGGTGGCTCACAAGAAGGATTTCTTCCTTTTTCTTACCAGGTATGTAATACTCAATATTTTCAAAATTGCCGTCATAAAGTTCGGCATCCACTTTTGCAAAAAGCCTTACTGTTTCTTCTTCAGCTTTTTTTCTTAGCATTTCTCCTGTACGCGGCGAAACAGCAAAGCCGAATGATTTTTTCTCGTCACCGTGCCACCAGTAGGATGTGTACTGAATAGCATCCGGCATATCAAGCCGGGTTCTGATCGGCGGATATTCGTTCAGGTTGTCAAAAATAAGCCCCGCAGCTCCATGCTTTTCTACAGCAAGATCATGAACAAGGAACTGGTTTCCTCTTACAAGAGCGATTTTCCCTTTGATATCTATATTTTTATAGCTTTCAGGGTCTTCGGCATTTTCCACAACTGCAAGTTCACCATGTATTCCCTCTGGCGGTGTGGAGATGCTTCGCTGGACAAGGGAGATTTCTTCTTCACTGTATCTGGCGATTCTTTCTCTGTTTTCTCCCTCAATCCATAATTCCCCGTGATTGCAGTGCCATTCCTGAAAACTTCGGTGGGCTAAAAAGCGGTCCCCTTTTTTAGCCGGATAACTGATAAGTTCCGCTTCCACTCCGTCACGTTCCAGCATACTGGCAGCTGTATGAGCAGCTTCCCGATAGCCGGTGGAAGCCTGAATCCGGTGAAATTGGGCAATCCTTTCCGCATATCTGTATGCCTGTCTGCCTGAAAATTCTTCTTCGAGTTGTTTTCTCCATTCGTTAAACATGAGTAGCCCCCTTTATAACTATCGAAACTATTTATATTTTAACAATATTCTATCAGACTTGCACAAAGTTGGTTAGAAATTAGTCAGGAGACGGGAAATGAAAGTTCATCGAGGTTGCATACCTGAACTCAGGGTAATTGTGAGAGTTCGGGCACTCTGGACGCTCCCACATGCCTGAACTCGCTAAAACTAGAGAACCAAAAGCCAGCCACCACCATACAAGCTAACTTAAGAATTCCAGAACTTCATTTTTTTTGTTAGTGATTACTTGCTTGGAGAGCTCCACAAGCTCCTCAATACTTTCCATTTCATCAAAAGGGACTTCTTTTCCAAGATCGGCGTTCAGCCGCAAATAATTTTTACCCATCAGCTTTTCACACTGTTCGGAAACTGCTTCGGACGACAAGTGCATTGCAAGGTCCAGCAGTTTTGGTGTAATTCTTCTGGACTGAAAATGAAAAGGAAGCCACTCTTTAATTCCCCAGGATTTCTTTGAATTAATTTCAAAGTTTATTTTCTGCTCCCCTGTTCCTATGGAAAGAATTTTCACCTTATCCATTGGTTCTTTAAAATAGTGAACCGCTTCTGTAAGGCATACGAGTGAAGGGTTATTGGCCCATAATCCTCCATCTGCCGTTAAATATTTGTTTTGCACATTGTTAGGTGGGAAATAAACTGGCGCTGAACAGGAAGAAAGGACGGCATCCCAAACTTTTACAGACAAATCTTCCTGCACATCCTTCCGGTAATTTGACCGGTATACATAGGGGGAGCCTTCACTTATGTTCACAGAAGGAATGAGTAATGGTTTCTTTATTTCCGAGAGGCTTACTTCCCCAAGCGCCTCCCTGAAGTACTTTCTCATTTCTTTATCATTGTAAACCGTTTTAAAAAGGCCAATTTTAGCCTGCGGGGTAAAAATCGCTTTCCCATGCGTTTTATATTTTTGTTTTACTTCATTTAAATCTTTATTTAAAACTACGGATGCGGCGATAATGGATCCGGTACTCGTACCTGCAACCATATCGAACATTTCATTTACTGGTTTGCCGCATTCCTGTTCTATCTCCTGAAGAATGGCAGCGGAAAAAATACCGCGAACCCCTCCGCCGTCCAGACATAAAATACGCATAGAAATTTCCTCCAAAAATGCAGTTTTTTTAGTATGTACCCCGTGCACATTTCATTTAAAGGTATTTCTGGCAGATTTTACTTTCTTGCTTTTTTCACAAGTGAATGAATTTCATATATAGACTTTGCATAAAAAAGATGAACATTACTTTTCGATAGCAGCGTAAGACGGCGACTCTTGCGGGAACAGCGCGAGCTGAAAATCCATTTTTGACGGCGTTCAGCCGTCAAAAATTAGTTGAAGCCGTGCCCGCAGAACGCGTCCGTCTGAAGCGTAAATCGAACAACAGAGTGTAAAAATCTTGAATTATGAAATAGATTCAAGGAAACTAAACAATTCATTTTTTTGAGTAAATCTTTCTCAAAATTAGTCGTTCAAAAAAAGACCAGGGAAGAACCCCTTTCAGGAAGATCGCTGTCCTGATCCCCTTCCCTGTTTGGTAACGAAGCTTTGGTCTGGCGGTCCGGCAGATTTTCAAAATTAATTCTGCCACTTCTCCAGGCTCAGCTGCTCCTTCAGCTGAGTTTCCGGCTGCCTTATGCAGATTCCGGATAAGTGTGGAATACTCATTTTCCTCCTCAGTATTCACACCTCCCATCCCTTTTTCCCATATTTTAGTTTTATAGGAGCCTGCTTCAATGATACTGACACTAATATTGAAATTCACCAGCTCAAGTCTCAGGGATTCACTGAAGCCTTCCAATGCAAATTTTGATGCTGCATAAGGGCCTAACCCGGGGAAACCGAATCTCCCGCTGATGCTCCCAATGTTTATAATCTTCCCTTTCCCGTTTTTTCTCATTAACGGGAGAAAGGCCTTCGTGACAGCGACTGCACCGAACAAATTTGTGCTGAACTGATTTTTCCAGTCGGAAGTTTTCAGATGCTCAGTCACTCCTCCAAGTGAATAACCGGCATTATTAATTAATACATCCAGTTTTCCATATTTATCCTGAACATACTTTTGTATGGCTGTAATTTCCGACTCGTCCGTAACATCCATTTTAACAATATCAACGTTATTCTCGACCAGTAAACGTACTGCTTCTTCCGCGAGGCGTTGCTTTTTATCAGTATTTCTCATAGCAGCAACGACAGTATACCCATTTTCAGCAAGCTTAAGAGCTGTATGAAAACCAAGCCCTGTACTTGTTCCTGTTATTAGTGCAATTTCTTTTTTCATTCTATAATCTCCCTAATCTTCAAATGATCAAAGCCCTTGCTTTTCTGTCTGAACACTTCATTTCTTATTAAAGGTAACATTAATATGACTACCGGGACAGGTTCCTGTTTTTCTGTTAAACGCCTTAATTCTTACAACAATAACTGATTTCCGGAATAGGATAAAATACAGAGGGTGTGGTGATATGGCAAACCAGCAGGAAATAATTAAGGCACTGGAAAAAGTTAGGAGTATCAAAAGGAGTTTAGCTATCATTACGGCTATCCTGCTCCTTACCGGCCAGATAACCATCATTGGTGTCTTTGTTACACCAAGGGGTTTTCGCGCGTCTTTAGGCGGGCCGATCACCGGACAGCAAAGGCTTGTGAGTAAGACAGGAAATCCGTTAGTAAATCTCACCATTGATCTTATCGATATATTTATCGCCAAATTTCTGATTACCGGGCAGTTTTCCGTTACAGGTATTGTACTTAACCCTGCCGGACTTTCAATAAATGTAGGGGGCCCTCTCCTTGGCCTGCCGCATTTACGGCCGACCCTGCCAGGACTGGATGATCCTCATGACAATATATATAAATTATTATGCGAGCATTTAAACTTAAATCCTAAACTGATTGAAAACCATATTAGGGAGTGAAAAGAATGGCCTTAACAGAGTTATTTCCGGCTGTCAGAACGACAAGAACTACTTCTTTTATTATCGGGATAAGCCTGATCATTTTCATTTTTTTCTTTACGGAATTTGGCGATGAAGAGGATCCTGGACATGAATAGGAAAAATGGGAAAAACCGTGCCTGCTGCTTTGCCAGGAACGGTTTTCTTCCTTAATATGCTTTTGCCCAGTAGACCATTTTTTCAGCTTTTTTACCGCAGCATACACATATTTCGGAGATTTTTTCTTCTTCATTTGGAATACAGCGGGAAGTTACTCCAGTTTCCTCTTTAATTTTTTCTTCACACGCAGTCTCGCCGCACCACATGGCTTTGACGAACCCTGACTTTTGATCAAACGTTTGTTTAAATTCCTCATAGTTTGTCGCGGTGTATGTTTTCTCTTGCTGCTTTTCTTTTGCTTTATTAAACAAGTTTTGCTGGATTTCCTCTAAC
Protein-coding regions in this window:
- a CDS encoding CBASS cGAMP-activated phospholipase → MRILCLDGGGVRGIFSAAILQEIEQECGKPVNEMFDMVAGTSTGSIIAASVVLNKDLNEVKQKYKTHGKAIFTPQAKIGLFKTVYNDKEMRKYFREALGEVSLSEIKKPLLIPSVNISEGSPYVYRSNYRKDVQEDLSVKVWDAVLSSCSAPVYFPPNNVQNKYLTADGGLWANNPSLVCLTEAVHYFKEPMDKVKILSIGTGEQKINFEINSKKSWGIKEWLPFHFQSRRITPKLLDLAMHLSSEAVSEQCEKLMGKNYLRLNADLGKEVPFDEMESIEELVELSKQVITNKKNEVLEFLS
- a CDS encoding SDR family oxidoreductase, yielding MKKEIALITGTSTGLGFHTALKLAENGYTVVAAMRNTDKKQRLAEEAVRLLVENNVDIVKMDVTDESEITAIQKYVQDKYGKLDVLINNAGYSLGGVTEHLKTSDWKNQFSTNLFGAVAVTKAFLPLMRKNGKGKIINIGSISGRFGFPGLGPYAASKFALEGFSESLRLELVNFNISVSIIEAGSYKTKIWEKGMGGVNTEEENEYSTLIRNLHKAAGNSAEGAAEPGEVAELILKICRTARPKLRYQTGKGIRTAIFLKGVLPWSFFERLILRKIYSKK
- a CDS encoding DUF4910 domain-containing protein, with amino-acid sequence MFNEWRKQLEEEFSGRQAYRYAERIAQFHRIQASTGYREAAHTAASMLERDGVEAELISYPAKKGDRFLAHRSFQEWHCNHGELWIEGENRERIARYSEEEISLVQRSISTPPEGIHGELAVVENAEDPESYKNIDIKGKIALVRGNQFLVHDLAVEKHGAAGLIFDNLNEYPPIRTRLDMPDAIQYTSYWWHGDEKKSFGFAVSPRTGEMLRKKAEEETVRLFAKVDAELYDGNFENIEYYIPGKKKEEILLVSHLCHPYPGGQDNASGPGTLMETMRALNELISSGRLPEPDLSIRFLMMPEMTGTYAYFDQHPERIPLTVAALNLDMVGADQQKGGGPLCIEQPPMATPTFTDRFAYKLFESVSVDTSNFTGTASYSTVNFVKTRFSGGSDHYVISDPSIGIPCPMLIQWPDKNYHTTADTTDGLDPGMMKKTGMTTALYAYGLANGTEDEWISFLLDDIASRYTELVKNVNWFFEKEHLLEEWQATLDFYTDYEDKALSSYLLYAHARGFSRLEEKTAEALVQLAKQFDAIEDWAGDKAKLTGASNDDKSPVNRLPEDLGSKVFKRVYEGPYSLFFELDRLPVDEKIAWYQTVKETKPAQGYDTFIQYWMDGEQNLSEVLELVKRETGMYNPVFAEKFIEISKRLGLIEEV